One genomic window of Metopolophium dirhodum isolate CAU chromosome 4, ASM1992520v1, whole genome shotgun sequence includes the following:
- the LOC132942960 gene encoding uncharacterized protein LOC132942960: MAWWLPIFSLVLSLLAADHAVSSGKLPSYVSPCKRDSDDLNQCIVNVWEALRPKMGEGIPKLKIPPLGPFLLPETNIDRRSDSLDVKATLTQLAIMGVNNVVFSKLNVNLTDLKGSVSLAFADLNVTTLYVMDAMLMKIIPMKGQGKFNGTINDIKVNMTGKAELSPKNERGHSYLKLVEIKFKGFIGDAKGRLVDTTKNPDNSIFAETANMFYESNRREVLDVLTPFIEEFCESLFLGVANQILSTLPFEEMFIEAAPKNPPPLL, from the exons ATGGCGTGGTGGTTACCGATTTTTTCGCTGGTCTTGTCGCTCTTGGCGGCCGACCACGCCGTGTCTTCGGGAAAACTTC ctAGTTATGTGTCGCCTTGCAAGAGAGATTCCGACGATCTAAACCAATGCATTGTCAACGTGTGGGAAGCACTCAGGCCCAAGATGGGCGAAG gcattCCCAAACTCAAAATACCTCCTTTAGGGCCCTTCTTGCTGCCGGAAACGAATATAGACAGGAGGTCGGATTCTCTGGACGTGAAAGCCACTCTGACGCAGTTAGCAATTATGGGAGTGAACAACGTAGTATTTTCCAAACTAAA TGTGAACCTGACGGATTTGAAGGGATCGGTGAGTCTAGCGTTTGCCGATTTGAACGTGACCACATTATACGTTATGGACGCTATGCTCATGAAAATCATACCCATGAAAGGGCAAGGAAAATTTAACGGCACCATCA ACGACATTAAAGTGAACATGACCGGAAAAGCGGAACTTAGTCCAAAAAACGAGCGTGGCCACAGTTACCTGAAACTcgttgaaatcaaatttaaagggTTCATTGGCGACGCTAAAGGACGACTAGTGGACACAACTAAAAACCCAGATAATAGTATTTTTG CTGAAACGGCCAACATGTTTTACGAGAGCAACAGACGTGAAGTTCTCGACGTACTTACACCGTTTATCGAAGAGTTTTGCGAATCGCTCTTCTTGGGAGTAGCCAATCAGATACTGTCCACGCTACCGTTCGAAGAAATGTTCATCGAAGCAGCACCGAAAAATCCGCCGCCGCTGCTTTAG